The genomic DNA ACCTCAGTGTATGTTTGATACGTAGGGAGCGGCGCCCTCGTCGCTCCGTCAACATATTCAAATTTTTATTTGCCAGCGTTTATCATGGAGTCGGAATACCCGATGACCTGAAGAGGCGTAAATGAAGTAAACCGGACGAAAAAGTATAAAACCGCCGCCCGATGAAAATCGGGCGGCGGATTTTAATATGTTATTTCAAGATGACTTCTTAATACGCGCGATTCTTCACACAGCAGTCGACGTAATATTCCACGGTTTCCGGGGTGATGTCCAATGCCTGATAATCGGGATAGACCTCATACAGCAGGCCGCCGTTAAAGCTGCCCAGTTTCTCTTTTAACGCGATGACTTCCTTCAAAATGGTCTCTTTATCTCCTGTTGGCAGCGTACGCTGCAGATCGGCGGTTGTGGAAAAACATAACCGCCCTCCGGCGTTTTTAGAGAGCCAGTCGACGCCGTATACGGTCGGCTGGTGCAGCTCGATCACGTCGAGACCGCATTCGATAAGATCGTTGATAATATCATTGTTTTTGCCGCAGCTGTGCATATATGTAATCAGTCCGAGGGATTTGGCTGTCTGAAACATACGGGTATACCAGGGCTTAAAGAGTTCACGCCACAGATCAGGTGCGATCATCAAACGATCTTGAAGGCCCCAGTCGTCGCCGCCCCAAAGAGCGTCAACGCCGCATTTGGCGTATTCCTTGATCATTTCGCACTGAAAATCGACGATCTTGTCACCGAGGGATTGAATCGCCTCACGCTCGTTATAGAG from Oscillospiraceae bacterium includes the following:
- a CDS encoding uroporphyrinogen decarboxylase family protein gives rise to the protein MTRRENFFRAIQFNKPEWVPLNTGYCPEPYKSMGDCMCVGYKAAAPGEWLYHFTKLEGDKTIGQVTEHPLSSVQAILDFKAPPLALDVRFQGVKERVDDLKKQDLFVFGSMANYLFERMHYLVGMEDLFDYLYNEREAIQSLGDKIVDFQCEMIKEYAKCGVDALWGGDDWGLQDRLMIAPDLWRELFKPWYTRMFQTAKSLGLITYMHSCGKNNDIINDLIECGLDVIELHQPTVYGVDWLSKNAGGRLCFSTTADLQRTLPTGDKETILKEVIALKEKLGSFNGGLLYEVYPDYQALDITPETVEYYVDCCVKNRAY